TCTCCGTTCGAACAGCCTACACGGCAGGGCTACCCAGGTATGCCATTGGAATATCAGTCCAAGAATGAAGAGAGCGTTGATAACATTCGGCAGAAGCACCGCAAAATAGTTGTAATACAAAAAGCGTTGCGACAGAAACGCAAAAAGGTCGAGAAACTTCAGCGGAAACACGGGCTGAATCAAAAAGTTGAAAGCCAGCATGATCACAGTTGTTCGGACTATACGACGGTAGGACTTATGGCCCACGAGTCCGTCCAGGATGCAGCTTAAGTAGAATCGGCGGCGCAATGGTGTTATCTGCGCCCTGTTTTCAATAAAAAATTGCATTGCGTCTTCAAATTCTCCGCGGGACATAAGCCATGAGAGCCTATCCTGTGCATCGTCAAGCATACCTTGCGATTCATAATTCATGCGTAATGTCCTCCGGTGATCTTGATATAGTCTGTCCCTTACTGTTTTTTCTACCCTATCTTAAAAATTAAAATTTGTCAATGGATCGCCTCAATACAGAAGCATTAATCCATAGGTTATTTATGCTGATCAACTGCTCCCTCATTTACGGATTCTGAAATGATGTCCCATATTTCTTCCCTGCCCTGCTTGGTCTCGGCGGAAAAGGGAATCACCGTTACTTCGCTTCCGATCCCAAGCCCCGTGCGAAGGACTTTTAACGCTTTTTGCACCTGGCTTCTCTTGATCTTGTCCAGCTTGGTCGCAATGATGATCGGATGATAGCCATTGTGCACGACCCAATTATACATGGTCTTATCATTCTCCGATGGCTCGTGGCGGATATCGATGAGCAAAAACACACATCGGAGCATGGAGGACTTATGAAGATAGTTTTCTATCATCTTCCCCCACTTCGCCTTCACTTCCAGAGATACCTTAGCATAGCCGTAGCCTGGAAGATCCACATAGTACAAAGCATCATTGATGTTATAAAAATTAATGGTCTGGGTCTTCCCCGGCTGGGACGAGGTTCTGGCAAAGGATTTGCGGTTCATCAGGGCATTTATGAGAGAAGATTTTCCCACATTGGATTTGCCCACAAAGGCAAACTCCGGCTTTGTATTCTCCGGAAGCGTACTGGTTATCCCGCACACAGTCTCCAGCTCTACTGATTTAATGATCATATGGTTTCCTCTTTCCTGCCCATGTTCTTTGGGCATAAAGGTATACCCGAAGGGTATTTCCTCTTTCCTGCCCATTGTTCTTTGGGCATACCTGTGCTTCTATTCCTTGATGAAAACTTCTTTTAAAACCTCCGGCATGTTCTTCACATATATGATATCCAGATCTCCGATGATTTCCTCTGACAGCTCTGCAATATCCGGGCGGTTCCTGTCAGGAACCAGAACCTTCTCCACATGGGCCATACGGGCAGCCAAGATTTTTTCCTTAAGGCCACCGATCGGCAGAACACGGCCGCGAAGAGTAATCTCTCCTGTCATGGCCACCTTGGCGTTTACCTTCCGCTTTGTGACCGCAGACAGCATAGCCGTCGCCATGGTGATTCCTGCCGATGGGCCATCCTTTGGCACGGCTCCTTCCGGTATGTGAAGGTGGATATCGTGCTTTTCAAAATAATCATCCTTTACCTTATATTCCGGGCATACCGATCTGACATAGCTTAAAGCAGTCTGGGCGGATTCCTTCATGACATCGCCCATTTGTCCGGTCATCTGAAGGCTTCCCTTCCCTGGCATGACATTGACTTCGATTTGAAGGGTGTTGCCGCCGACGCTGGTCCATGCAAGACCTCTTACAATTCCCACCTGGTCTTCCTCGTTTACATCCTCAAAGAGTACCTTTTCCTTGCCTAAATACTTCTCCAGGTCGTTTGAATTTATCTCTATGGCCTTTTTCCCATCTTCCAGGAATTCTCTTGCAGCTTTTCTGAAAACAGCTCCGATCCGCCTTTCTAAATTCCTGACTCCGGCCTCTCTGGTGTAGTGGTGAATGATCTTTTCAAGAGCCTCATCCGATATGGTCACCTGAC
This genomic stretch from Lacrimispora sphenoides harbors:
- the yihA gene encoding ribosome biogenesis GTP-binding protein YihA/YsxC is translated as MIIKSVELETVCGITSTLPENTKPEFAFVGKSNVGKSSLINALMNRKSFARTSSQPGKTQTINFYNINDALYYVDLPGYGYAKVSLEVKAKWGKMIENYLHKSSMLRCVFLLIDIRHEPSENDKTMYNWVVHNGYHPIIIATKLDKIKRSQVQKALKVLRTGLGIGSEVTVIPFSAETKQGREEIWDIISESVNEGAVDQHK